In Cuculus canorus isolate bCucCan1 chromosome 27, bCucCan1.pri, whole genome shotgun sequence, the following proteins share a genomic window:
- the CD320 gene encoding CD320 antigen, with the protein MGVAMALLLLLLLLLLLLPPPPDALPLPPAPPPDTVTLFRCRPDQFQCEPGAPCFHREWLCDGHPDCTGGEDERGCGTATPAEPSPEDTRVTPEEPSFKDTQVIPEEPSPEGTQVTLLWSGAVLPVAGASATPVPGGSVPSRSQGRTWILMVAALLSVLGAVGSVAAWGLSKAKSRSGIWSLEKGSREQLMPGKSHAGIFTVR; encoded by the exons ATGGGGGTGGCCatggcgctgctgctgctgctgctgctgctgctgctgctgctgccgccgccgcctGACGCGCTGCcgctgcccccagccccgccgcccGACACCG TGACCCTGTTCCGCTGCCGCCCGGACCAGTTCCAGTGCGAGCCCGGCGCTCCCTGCTTCCACCGGGAGTGGCTCTGCGATGGGCATCCCGACTGCACCGGTGGTGAGGACGAGCGTGGCTGTGGCACGGCAACCCCAGCAGAGCCGAGCCCCGAGGATACCCGGGTGACCCCCGAGGAGCCGAGCTTCAAGGACACCCAAGTGATTCCTGAGGAGCCGAGCCCTGAGGGCACCCAGGTCACCCTGCTATGGAGCGGGGCTGTGCTGCCCGTTGCAG GGGCCTCAGCCACGCCTGTGCCCGGGGGCTCTGTGCCTTCGAGGAGTCAAGGCCGCACATGGATCTTGATGGTTGCAG CGCTCCTGAGCGTCCTGGGAGCTGTGGGTTCTGTGGCTGCGTGGGGCCTctccaaagcaaaaagcagatcTGGCATCTGGAGCCTTGAGAAAGGATCCAGGGAGCAGCTGATGCCTGGCAAGAGCCACGCAG GGATCTTTACCGTGAGGTGA